TGGCGCGCATGGTGCGCGCCGAAGTGCTCGGCGTGCGCGCGCAGCCGTTCGTGGACGCCGCCGTGTCGTTGGGCGCGCGGAGCAGTCGCGTGCTCTGGCGCCACGCCCTGCCCAACGCGCTCGGGCCGGCGATCGTGGCCACGGCGCTCGGCGTGGGCAACGCGATCCTGCTGGAGAGCGGGCTGTCGTTTCTCGGACTCGGCGTGCAGCCGCCCACGCCGAGTTGGGGCAACATGATCGCCGGGGGGCGCGATCTGATCGTGACGGCGCCCTGGATCTCGCTCGCGCCCGGGATCGCGCTCATCGTCACGGTGCTGGCCTGCACGCTCCTGGGCGACTGGCTGCGCGACCGTGTGGCAGGCGACGCGCCGCGGTTGTTCGGCGAGCGGGCGTAGGTCAGCGGACGAGGAGGGTGACCACCCCGCGCGGCGGCGCCGCGAACTCCACTCCACCGCCGCGCGCCGGCACCGCATCCCCCGGCGTCTCATCCAGGCGCGACACGCGCGCCTCCGCGATCGCGAACCCCACTACCCACCGGCCGCGAACCACGCGATCGAGCAGGTTGACGCACCGCAGTACCAGCCACACGCCGTCCTCACTCTCCTTGGCGCACGAGAAGGCCAGCCCCTCGCCATCCAGCGAGAGTCCCGCCAGCTCCGGCGGCGCGGCGAGCAGCGCGCGCATCGTGTGGCCGGTGATGGGCGTGAGGACGTCCTCGGCCGCGCGCTCGATGCGCGCGATCACCGCGGCGTCGCGCGGCCCGTGCAACAGCAGCGCCAGCTCGGCGCCGAAGGGGCCGAGGCACTGCGCCTCGGGCGTGGGCGCGGGCCAGCCGGCGTGGCCAGGGCGCTCGGGAAGATCGGCGCGCGACAGCTCGCCGACCGCGCGCACGAGGGTCACGCGCACCGCGCCGGCATCGTCCGCCTCGTATTCGGCCAGGCCGTCGGAGAACACCGTGGCGCCGCCCGCGGCATTGAACAGCGACACGTAGCGGTGCAGCGGCGCCGTGGGGGGCGCCGCCTCAACCATCTGCTCCTCGGCCGACAGGCGCAGCGGCACGCGCTCC
This Gemmatimonadaceae bacterium DNA region includes the following protein-coding sequences:
- a CDS encoding glycoside hydrolase family 38 C-terminal domain-containing protein, which produces ARRSTPGVPGVAALQVLERAVRHERMESPRAYPDDDLVAVSRAAVWVSELAGYGMRAHAVGGRRAAAAAIPDPVRVNGRTMDNGRLIVAVRDGGVVEVQDVVTGRMISDVLTVEDQDDAGDLYTASPRGALRGAQFVGARAMHRGPLRGTIEIRWRVVVRAGARVTLRVRLSLDADSDILRVGVDGENGAADHRLRLRLNTGADGASVFADAAFGPVERVPLRLSAEEQMVEAAPPTAPLHRYVSLFNAAGGATVFSDGLAEYEADDAGAVRVTLVRAVGELSRADLPERPGHAGWPAPTPEAQCLGPFGAELALLLHGPRDAAVIARIERAAEDVLTPITGHTMRALLAAPPELAGLSLDGEGLAFSCAKESEDGVWLVLRCVNLLDRVVRGRWVVGFAIAEARVSRLDETPGDAVPARGGGVEFAAPPRGVVTLLVR